A genomic region of Phenylobacterium parvum contains the following coding sequences:
- a CDS encoding alpha/beta hydrolase: MRTGTNGVILHGAGRTAQPWAARTLGGAALALALAVSGGAAQAAGACAGIAPGEDRPVPDLAYAAPEPGVPASAHSLDLWPGATPLPAPLVVFVHGGTWMHGGKYAGTPQQARAFRSAGYAYATVNYRLLRHGPPQAAARDIAEAVAFLRREARGCGIDPDRILLMGHSAGAHLAALVALDESYLAAAGVPPEAIRAAVLLDAYGLDIARHVRETGDPVYARVFGPDPAGWGGMSPVSHAAPGRRPPPMILHVVAGNPETPGQAEALAGALRAAGGEVEVHVAEGESHNSLNYGFGAPGDAATRLTLDFLSTRLR; this comes from the coding sequence ATGAGGACAGGAACGAACGGCGTGATCCTGCACGGCGCAGGCCGGACTGCGCAACCTTGGGCCGCGCGGACCCTGGGCGGTGCAGCCCTCGCCCTCGCCCTGGCGGTGTCGGGCGGGGCGGCGCAGGCGGCGGGCGCCTGCGCCGGTATCGCCCCCGGCGAGGATCGCCCCGTCCCGGACCTGGCCTACGCCGCCCCGGAGCCGGGCGTGCCCGCCTCGGCGCACAGCCTCGACCTCTGGCCGGGGGCGACTCCGCTTCCGGCACCCCTGGTGGTCTTCGTCCACGGCGGCACCTGGATGCATGGCGGCAAGTACGCCGGCACCCCGCAACAGGCCCGGGCCTTCCGGTCCGCGGGCTACGCCTACGCCACGGTGAACTATCGACTGCTGCGGCACGGCCCGCCGCAGGCGGCCGCCCGGGACATCGCCGAGGCCGTGGCCTTCCTCAGGCGGGAAGCGAGGGGGTGCGGGATCGACCCCGACCGAATCCTCCTGATGGGCCATTCCGCCGGCGCCCACCTGGCGGCACTGGTCGCCCTGGACGAGTCCTACCTGGCGGCGGCGGGGGTCCCGCCCGAGGCGATCCGCGCGGCGGTGCTCCTGGACGCCTACGGTCTGGACATCGCCCGGCACGTCCGCGAGACGGGCGACCCCGTCTACGCCCGGGTCTTCGGCCCCGACCCTGCGGGCTGGGGCGGCATGTCGCCGGTCAGCCACGCCGCGCCCGGACGGCGCCCGCCCCCGATGATCCTGCACGTCGTGGCCGGCAATCCCGAGACGCCGGGCCAGGCCGAGGCCCTGGCCGGGGCCCTGCGCGCCGCCGGCGGGGAGGTCGAGGTGCATGTCGCCGAGGGCGAGAGCCACAACAGCCTCAACTATGGCTTCGGCGCCCCGGGGGACGCCGCCACCCGCCTGACCCTGGACTTCCTTTCCACCCGGCTTCGCTAG
- a CDS encoding SIR2 family NAD-dependent protein deacylase has protein sequence MAFTGAGISTESGIPDFRSPGGIWTKMKPIQFQDFVNSEEKRRESWIRAFQGRAGWTGREPNAGHYALERLWRAGRLSSIITQNVDNLHQHSGVPAERVIELHGNASYATCLSCGLRHEIEDLRPAFETRGDLPACRDCAGIVKTATISFGQSMPEEPMRRAEEETLSCDLFLVLGSSLTVWPAAGFPLQARRAGARLVIVNRDPTDLDDYADLILRDEIGPALSEAIPANFPG, from the coding sequence GTGGCCTTCACCGGGGCCGGAATCTCCACGGAATCGGGAATTCCGGACTTTCGCTCTCCGGGCGGGATCTGGACGAAAATGAAGCCGATCCAGTTTCAGGATTTCGTGAACAGCGAGGAGAAGCGGCGGGAGTCCTGGATCCGCGCCTTTCAGGGTCGGGCCGGCTGGACGGGCCGCGAGCCCAACGCCGGCCACTACGCCCTGGAGCGCCTGTGGCGGGCCGGCCGGCTCTCGTCGATCATCACCCAGAACGTGGACAACCTGCACCAGCACTCCGGCGTGCCCGCCGAAAGGGTGATCGAGCTGCACGGCAACGCCAGCTACGCCACCTGCCTGTCGTGCGGCCTGCGCCATGAGATCGAGGACCTTCGCCCGGCCTTCGAGACGCGGGGCGACCTGCCCGCCTGCCGGGACTGCGCCGGTATCGTCAAGACGGCGACCATCTCCTTCGGGCAGTCCATGCCCGAGGAGCCCATGCGCCGGGCCGAGGAGGAGACCCTGTCCTGCGACCTCTTCCTGGTGCTGGGCTCAAGCCTCACCGTCTGGCCGGCGGCGGGCTTTCCCCTGCAGGCCCGGCGGGCCGGCGCGCGCCTGGTGATCGTCAACCGGGACCCCACGGACCTGGACGACTACGCCGACCTCATCCTCCGCGACGAGATCGGGCCGGCCCTGTCCGAGGCGATCCCGGCCAACTTCCCCGGCTGA
- a CDS encoding serine hydrolase domain-containing protein → MRLTRRNLLAAAAASPLAGIAPAALAAAAAPSLVAPQAVGFDPVKLKALSEDLQGLVDRGQLAGVTTLAARKGKVFHFETRGLADVETGAPARPDTIWRIASMTKPVIGVAMMQLWERGLWRLDDPVERHIPEFAGLKVKAADGSLVPQASPMNMAQLMSHTAGFDVSAGYAQAGLRSGDLKAMIRRLAALPLAAQPGTDWRYGPSVDIQGYLVETLSGQRLDAYLAQHVFGPLKMPDTGFHVPAEKAPRVARIHTYKEGRIVAGPPQAIPVTPPVFLSGGGGLLSTAGDYFRFAQALLDGGVLGGARILKPETVRLMRRSVLAPGLKVDLYGPSQAGVGFGLDFAVIEDPAAAATPHGKDTFYWGGAFGTWFWIDPTNDIVFVGMIQNLNGSIPGAGTPNVREITPRRLYAALRS, encoded by the coding sequence ATGCGCCTGACCCGCCGCAACCTCCTCGCCGCCGCCGCGGCCTCCCCCCTGGCGGGGATCGCGCCCGCCGCCCTGGCGGCCGCCGCGGCGCCGTCCCTCGTCGCTCCCCAGGCCGTAGGCTTCGATCCGGTGAAGCTGAAGGCCCTGTCCGAGGATCTCCAGGGCCTGGTCGACCGGGGCCAGTTGGCCGGGGTCACGACCCTGGCCGCCAGGAAGGGGAAGGTCTTCCACTTCGAGACCCGGGGCCTGGCCGATGTCGAGACCGGCGCCCCGGCCCGGCCTGACACCATCTGGCGCATCGCCTCCATGACCAAGCCGGTGATCGGCGTCGCCATGATGCAGCTGTGGGAGAGGGGCCTCTGGAGGCTGGACGACCCTGTCGAGCGGCACATCCCCGAGTTCGCGGGCCTTAAGGTGAAGGCCGCGGACGGGAGCCTGGTTCCCCAGGCATCGCCCATGAACATGGCCCAGCTGATGAGCCACACGGCAGGCTTCGACGTCAGCGCCGGGTACGCCCAGGCGGGTCTCCGGTCCGGCGACCTGAAGGCGATGATCCGCCGCCTCGCCGCCCTGCCCCTGGCCGCCCAGCCGGGGACGGACTGGCGGTATGGCCCCAGCGTCGACATCCAGGGCTACCTGGTCGAGACCCTGTCGGGCCAGCGCCTCGACGCCTACCTGGCGCAGCACGTCTTCGGCCCCCTGAAGATGCCCGACACGGGCTTCCACGTCCCGGCGGAGAAGGCGCCTCGGGTGGCCCGCATCCATACCTACAAGGAAGGCCGGATCGTCGCTGGTCCGCCCCAGGCCATACCGGTCACGCCGCCGGTCTTCCTGTCCGGGGGCGGGGGCCTCCTGTCCACGGCCGGGGACTATTTCCGCTTCGCCCAGGCCCTGCTGGACGGCGGGGTGCTGGGGGGCGCGCGGATCCTGAAGCCGGAGACCGTCCGCCTCATGCGGCGCAGCGTGCTCGCGCCCGGGTTGAAGGTGGACCTCTACGGCCCATCCCAGGCGGGCGTGGGCTTTGGCCTGGACTTCGCCGTCATCGAGGACCCTGCCGCCGCCGCCACGCCCCACGGCAAGGATACCTTCTACTGGGGCGGCGCCTTTGGCACCTGGTTCTGGATCGACCCGACCAACGACATCGTCTTCGTGGGCATGATCCAGAACCTCAACGGCAGCATCCCTGGGGCGGGAACCCCCAATGTCCGCGAGATCACCCCTCGACGGCTTTACGCCGCCCTCAGGTCCTGA
- a CDS encoding SAM hydrolase/SAM-dependent halogenase family protein encodes MASARLHRRDLLAAGLALSLAPGVARAAPGRMVGFLSDFDEIDDAVAICRAVILSLAPEARLLDISHRVPPYDIVAGARLLAGSAPWLAADAVIVGVVDPGVGSIRRAIVARTRRGQSLVLPDNGLLTLLDAADPVVAAREIRNEAWMIGARRSSTFHGRDIFAPVAGRLARGDDWTGVGPAIDPRSLVRLDLAPPTIGPEGVRAQAIGTDGPYGNLILDLSAEAFAGLGWRFGDVVPLTVAGRPEPAPYVRTFSDVPEGAVLLYPDSRGRMSLALNMGDYAAARGVGAGAEVLIPRRRN; translated from the coding sequence ATGGCGTCCGCCCGGCTGCACCGCCGCGACCTGCTGGCCGCCGGCCTCGCCCTGTCCCTGGCTCCGGGGGTCGCGCGCGCCGCGCCGGGACGGATGGTGGGTTTCCTCTCGGACTTCGACGAGATCGACGACGCCGTCGCCATCTGTCGGGCGGTGATCCTGTCCCTGGCGCCGGAGGCGCGGCTCCTGGACATCAGCCACCGTGTCCCGCCCTACGACATCGTGGCCGGCGCCCGGCTGCTGGCCGGCTCCGCGCCCTGGCTGGCGGCGGACGCGGTGATCGTGGGGGTGGTGGATCCGGGGGTGGGCTCCATCCGCAGGGCCATCGTCGCCCGGACCCGGCGCGGACAGAGCCTGGTCCTGCCGGACAATGGCCTCCTGACCCTGCTGGACGCCGCCGATCCCGTCGTCGCGGCCCGGGAAATCCGCAATGAGGCCTGGATGATCGGCGCGCGGCGATCCTCGACCTTCCATGGCCGGGACATCTTCGCTCCCGTCGCAGGCCGCCTGGCCCGGGGCGACGACTGGACGGGCGTCGGGCCAGCGATCGACCCGAGGTCCCTCGTGCGCCTCGACCTCGCGCCGCCGACGATCGGGCCGGAGGGCGTCCGGGCCCAGGCCATCGGGACGGACGGGCCCTATGGCAACCTGATCCTCGATCTCTCCGCCGAGGCCTTCGCCGGCCTGGGCTGGAGGTTCGGGGACGTCGTGCCCCTCACCGTGGCCGGCCGGCCGGAGCCCGCCCCCTACGTGCGCACCTTCAGCGACGTGCCCGAGGGCGCCGTCCTCCTCTATCCGGACTCCCGGGGACGGATGAGTCTGGCCCTGAACATGGGCGACTACGCAGCCGCCCGCGGGGTCGGCGCCGGCGCGGAGGTTCTCATCCCCCGTCGCCGCAACTGA
- a CDS encoding acyl-CoA dehydrogenase family protein, with the protein MNAPTPPTTGPLTFGFNPHDDMNDLRMSEKATPLYEHVKRFIAETVVPMQKEFQALGEGHKDRWTFAPGQLEVLEKAKDQAKKEGLWNFFLPDADTGEGLSNLDYAYIAVELGKAPMASEVMNCSAPDTGNMEVLERVGTPEQKERWLKPLLNGEIRSAYAMTEPAVASSDAKNIATQAVLDGDEWVINGEKYYISGAGDPRCKIMITMVRTNPDAPPHKQQSQILVPIDTAGVEILGPMHVFGEDHAPRGHMHIRFTNVRVPKSNVLLGEGRGFEISQVRLGPGRIHHCMRTIGKAERALDLMVRRGLSREAFGRKIAWLGGNVEIISRARIDIEAMRLMVLKAAKAMDVLGNREARVWVSMVKAMVPERACQIIDQAIQMHGATGISQWTPLASMYTDVRHLRFADGPDEVHHLVVGRNELRAYEGGGEEVSASVALRN; encoded by the coding sequence ATGAACGCGCCGACGCCCCCCACCACGGGCCCGCTGACCTTCGGCTTCAACCCGCATGACGACATGAACGACCTGCGGATGAGCGAGAAGGCGACCCCGCTCTACGAGCACGTCAAGCGCTTCATCGCCGAGACGGTCGTGCCCATGCAGAAGGAATTCCAGGCGCTTGGCGAGGGCCACAAGGACCGCTGGACCTTCGCCCCGGGCCAGCTCGAGGTGCTGGAAAAGGCCAAGGACCAGGCCAAGAAGGAAGGCCTCTGGAACTTCTTCCTGCCCGACGCCGATACCGGCGAGGGGCTGTCCAACCTGGATTACGCCTACATCGCCGTGGAGCTGGGCAAGGCGCCCATGGCCTCCGAGGTCATGAACTGCTCGGCCCCGGACACGGGCAACATGGAGGTTCTGGAGCGCGTCGGCACGCCCGAGCAGAAGGAGCGCTGGCTGAAGCCCCTGCTGAACGGCGAGATCCGCTCGGCCTACGCCATGACCGAGCCGGCGGTGGCCTCGTCCGACGCCAAGAACATCGCCACCCAGGCGGTCCTGGACGGTGACGAGTGGGTGATCAACGGCGAGAAGTACTACATCTCCGGCGCCGGCGACCCGCGCTGCAAGATCATGATCACCATGGTCCGCACCAATCCCGACGCCCCGCCGCACAAGCAGCAGTCGCAGATCCTGGTGCCCATCGACACGGCTGGCGTGGAGATCCTCGGCCCGATGCACGTCTTCGGCGAGGACCACGCCCCGCGCGGCCACATGCACATCCGCTTCACCAATGTGCGGGTGCCCAAGTCCAACGTCCTCCTGGGCGAGGGTCGCGGCTTCGAGATCAGCCAGGTCCGCCTTGGCCCCGGCCGGATCCACCACTGCATGCGCACCATCGGCAAGGCCGAGCGGGCCCTGGACCTGATGGTCCGCCGGGGCCTCTCGCGCGAGGCCTTCGGCCGCAAGATCGCCTGGCTGGGCGGCAACGTCGAGATCATCTCCCGCGCCCGGATCGACATCGAGGCCATGCGCCTGATGGTCCTCAAGGCCGCGAAGGCCATGGACGTCCTGGGCAACCGCGAGGCCCGGGTCTGGGTGTCCATGGTCAAGGCCATGGTGCCGGAGCGGGCCTGCCAGATCATCGACCAGGCCATCCAGATGCACGGCGCCACGGGCATTTCCCAGTGGACGCCCCTAGCCTCCATGTACACCGACGTGCGCCACCTGCGCTTCGCCGACGGCCCGGATGAGGTCCACCACCTGGTGGTCGGCCGCAACGAACTCCGGGCCTACGAGGGCGGCGGCGAGGAGGTCTCCGCCTCGGTCGCCCTGCGGAACTGA
- a CDS encoding ammonium transporter, producing the protein MQRTRVMQATGLALGLGLLGAGPALAQAPSEVNSGDTAWLLSATALVLLMTLPGLALFYGGLVRTKNVLSVLMQCTAVACLASVVWLALGYSLAFSGTAPLIGDLGRVGLMGLTRGDVIGTAPEIVFFAFQMAFAIITPALMIGAVVERVKFAGLLAFCAGWLVLVYAPVCHWIWGGGWMATLGVKDYAGGLVVHATAGVSALILAKAVGPRDGWPRDLSPPHNPGMTMTGAGLLWVGWFGFNGGSALAANADAGAALTATHMAAASAGLVWALIEHRRFGRASLVGLVTGVVAGLATVTPASGFISPLAGLFLGALGSYVCFEAVSLVKARLKVDDSLDVFAVHGVGGILGTLMLAGLAHPLLGGTGYAEGVGLAGQAWRQALGVVVVCAWSAGASLVLVAIVRKLTGLRASDEVIDEGLDLGAHGERAYHIN; encoded by the coding sequence ATGCAGCGCACAAGAGTCATGCAAGCGACGGGCCTCGCCCTGGGCCTGGGGCTCCTCGGGGCGGGCCCGGCCCTGGCCCAGGCGCCTTCGGAGGTGAACTCCGGCGATACGGCCTGGCTGCTCAGCGCCACGGCCCTGGTGCTCCTGATGACCCTGCCGGGACTGGCCCTCTTCTACGGCGGCCTGGTGCGCACCAAGAACGTCCTGTCGGTCCTGATGCAGTGCACGGCGGTGGCCTGTCTGGCCTCGGTGGTCTGGCTGGCCCTCGGCTACTCCCTGGCCTTTTCCGGGACCGCTCCCCTCATCGGCGACCTAGGCCGCGTCGGCCTGATGGGCCTGACCCGAGGCGACGTCATCGGGACGGCGCCCGAGATCGTCTTCTTCGCCTTCCAGATGGCCTTCGCCATCATCACGCCGGCCCTGATGATCGGCGCCGTGGTCGAGCGGGTGAAGTTCGCCGGCCTCCTGGCCTTCTGCGCCGGCTGGCTGGTCCTGGTCTACGCCCCCGTCTGCCACTGGATCTGGGGCGGCGGCTGGATGGCGACCCTGGGGGTCAAGGACTATGCCGGGGGCCTGGTGGTCCACGCCACGGCGGGGGTCAGCGCCCTCATCCTGGCGAAGGCGGTCGGACCCCGGGACGGCTGGCCCCGGGACCTGTCGCCGCCGCACAATCCGGGCATGACCATGACCGGGGCCGGCCTCCTGTGGGTGGGCTGGTTCGGGTTCAATGGCGGCAGCGCCCTGGCGGCCAACGCCGACGCCGGCGCCGCCCTCACCGCCACGCACATGGCGGCGGCCTCGGCGGGCCTGGTCTGGGCCCTGATCGAGCACCGCCGCTTCGGCCGGGCCAGCCTGGTCGGACTGGTCACCGGCGTGGTCGCCGGCCTGGCCACCGTCACGCCCGCTTCGGGCTTCATCAGCCCCCTGGCGGGCCTCTTCCTGGGGGCGCTCGGCAGCTATGTCTGCTTCGAGGCCGTAAGCCTGGTGAAGGCCCGGCTGAAGGTTGACGACAGCCTCGATGTCTTCGCCGTCCACGGGGTGGGCGGCATTCTCGGGACCCTGATGCTCGCAGGGCTGGCCCACCCCCTCCTGGGCGGGACCGGCTATGCCGAGGGCGTCGGCCTCGCCGGCCAGGCCTGGCGCCAGGCTCTCGGGGTCGTCGTGGTTTGCGCCTGGTCGGCGGGCGCCAGCCTGGTCCTGGTCGCCATCGTCCGGAAGCTGACAGGCCTGCGGGCCAGCGACGAGGTCATTGACGAGGGCCTCGACCTCGGCGCCCATGGCGAGCGGGCCTACCACATCAACTGA